The proteins below come from a single Maylandia zebra isolate NMK-2024a linkage group LG23, Mzebra_GT3a, whole genome shotgun sequence genomic window:
- the LOC101469656 gene encoding putative G-protein coupled receptor 34, with amino-acid sequence MNTTFRPVLPTSAVFDTSLPISTSSLPGYMSPSSLSPFSTSNYTAVTSTPMPCSFNNESLRVLQAVVYSLFFIFGLVGNLFALWVFLFLHSGRNSVRVFLINCAVADLVFLACLPFRVFFHINGNKWVLGPVACKMVGNLFYMNMYMSIFLLGFISLDRYLRLKGKGRARRGLRLRLWGQSKPWSWVACGVLWIAFLVGTIPMIAAPEDKEHSDKCFQYKLRQKAYWKAYINAGLVVMFWFIFIILVVSYAKIASRLQQVSRDKPDLPNAQKYRRTAKKSFFVLFLFTICFGPYHAFRPFYISSQLSSSLSCNYMQIMDWTNEVMLLFSAFNSCLDPVMYFLLSGSVRKAALQALGRRLGHRLLFLNDVTSNSSTMDFRRPSVPVVVPNLGVNTQSLTPRTSMCVINSNLRCTRVTTLPPTGQQ; translated from the coding sequence ATGAATACGACTTTCAGGCCGGTACTCCCAACCTCTGCAGTGTTCGACACCTCTCTCCCTATATCCACGTCATCCCTCCCAGGCTACATGTCACCGtcttctctttctcctttctccACCTCAAACTACACAGCTGTCACTTCAACCCCGATGCCTTGCTCATTTAATAATGAAAGCCTCCGTGTTCTGCAGGCGGTGGTCTATTCTCTTTTCTTCATCTTTGGACTCGTGGGTAACCTCTTTGCTTTGTGGGTCTTCCTGTTCCTGCATTCGGGCCGAAACTCAGTGCGGGTGTTCCTCATCAACTGTGCAGTGGCTGATCTGGTCTTCCTGGCATGCCTGCCCTTCAGGGTCTTCTTCCATATTAATGGAAACAAATGGGTACTGGGACCTGTGGCCTGCAAGATGGTGGGAAACCTATTTTACATGAACATGTACATGAGCATATTTCTACTCGGATTCATCAGCCTGGACAGGTACTTGAGGCTGAAGGGGAAGGGCAGAGCACGGAGAGGCCTAAGGCTGAGGCTGTGGGGGCAAAGCAAGCCGTGGAGCTGGGTGGCATGTGGAGTTCTGTGGATTGCATTCCTGGTGGGTACGATTCCCATGATTGCTGCACCAGAGGATAAGGAACACAGCGATAAGTGCTTCCAGTACAAATTGCGACAAAAAGCCTACTGGAAAGCCTACATCAACGCAGGGCTGGTGGTGATGTTCTggttcatcttcatcatcctcgtGGTTTCCTATGCCAAGATTGCCTCACGGCTGCAGCAGGTGTCACGGGACAAGCCGGACCTACCTAACGCACAGAAATACAGGAGAACTGCAAAGAAGTCCTTCtttgtcctctttctcttcacCATCTGCTTCGGGCCCTACCACGCCTTTCGCCCCTTCTACATCTCCTCCCAATTGAGCTCAAGCCTATCCTGTAATTACATGCAAATCATGGACTGGACCAATGAGGTGATGTTGTTATTCTCAGCCTTTAACAGTTGCTTGGATCCTGTCATGTACTTTCTGTTATCGGGCTCGGTGCGCAAAGCTGCCCTCCAAGCACTCGGACGCAGACTCGGCCACCGGCTTCTCTTCCTGAATGACGTGACATCCAACAGCTCCACCATGGATTTCAGACGGCCGTCTGTCCCTGTGGTTGTACCCAACCTCGGTGTAAACACTCAGTCACTCACCCCCAGAACCAGTATGTGTGTCATCAACTCTAACCTCCGCTGCACAAGAGTGACTACGCTTCCACCTACTGGCCAACAGTGA